Proteins encoded in a region of the Veillonella parvula genome:
- a CDS encoding branched-chain amino acid aminotransferase: MSKNIDWDNLGFGYVETDYRYLTTYKDGKWDEGGLITDANVVLNECAGVFQYAQTVFEGLKAYYTKDGHIVCFRPDLNAERLNQSCERLVMPTLPEGRFLEAVKEVVKANKDFVPPYGHGASLYIRPYMMGTNSVIGVKPADEYQFRVFTTPVGPYFKGGAKPIKIRITDFDRAAPHGTGHIKAGLNYAMSLYAITDAHNEGYAENMYLDAATRTHVEETGGANFIFITKDGKLVTPKSDSILPSITRRSLMYVAEHYLGMTVEHRPVHKDELKDFAEIGLCGTAAVISPVGQIDTPEGTINVPAGMDDMGPITKKLYDTLLGIQHGEIEAPEGWVVKIC, translated from the coding sequence ATGAGCAAGAATATCGATTGGGATAATCTCGGTTTTGGTTATGTAGAAACCGACTACCGTTATTTGACTACATATAAAGATGGTAAATGGGACGAAGGTGGTCTAATTACTGATGCTAACGTTGTCCTTAATGAATGTGCTGGTGTATTCCAATACGCTCAAACTGTTTTTGAAGGTTTGAAAGCATACTATACAAAAGATGGTCACATCGTATGCTTCCGTCCAGATTTGAATGCAGAACGTTTGAATCAATCCTGTGAACGCCTTGTAATGCCTACATTACCTGAAGGTCGTTTCCTCGAAGCTGTAAAAGAAGTTGTAAAAGCAAATAAAGACTTTGTTCCTCCATATGGTCATGGTGCAAGCCTTTATATTCGTCCTTACATGATGGGTACAAACTCCGTTATCGGTGTAAAACCTGCTGATGAATATCAATTCCGTGTGTTTACAACACCAGTAGGCCCTTACTTTAAAGGTGGTGCTAAACCAATCAAAATTCGTATTACTGATTTTGATCGTGCAGCTCCTCATGGTACTGGCCATATTAAAGCTGGTTTGAATTATGCTATGAGTTTGTATGCTATCACTGATGCTCATAATGAAGGCTATGCAGAAAATATGTATCTTGATGCGGCTACTCGTACACATGTAGAAGAAACTGGTGGTGCTAACTTCATCTTTATTACTAAAGATGGTAAATTAGTTACACCTAAATCTGATAGTATCTTGCCATCCATTACACGTCGTTCTTTGATGTATGTAGCAGAACACTACCTTGGTATGACTGTAGAACATCGTCCTGTTCATAAAGATGAATTAAAAGACTTTGCTGAAATTGGTCTTTGTGGTACAGCGGCTGTTATTTCTCCAGTAGGTCAAATCGATACTCCAGAAGGCACTATTAATGTTCCTGCTGGCATGGATGA
- a CDS encoding SIR2 family NAD-dependent protein deacylase, which yields MTSTTNYWDNIERVKEFLNTADAVLVGIGAGMSTAAGLTYSGERFHKYFDDFHKKYGITDMYSGGFYSFESMEEYWAWWSRHIYYNRYDISAGEPYIRLMELLQNKNYFVITTNVDHQMQFAGVDKNRFYYMQGDYGLWQCSKPCHQKTYDNEEQVRRMVKEQKDMKIPTELIPHCPRCGELMTMNLRVDGAFVQDEGWYAAQKRYASFIENYKDKKTVLLELGVGYNTPMIIKYPFMRMAHDNIDTLYVPVNIEKQSIPFDIQQNTVSFNNDIQKVLNDLLS from the coding sequence ATGACATCTACAACAAATTATTGGGATAATATAGAACGTGTAAAAGAATTTTTGAATACTGCTGATGCGGTACTCGTTGGTATCGGGGCAGGTATGTCTACTGCAGCGGGTCTGACCTATAGTGGTGAGCGTTTTCATAAATACTTTGATGACTTTCACAAAAAGTATGGTATTACAGATATGTATTCTGGTGGATTCTATTCATTTGAAAGCATGGAAGAATATTGGGCATGGTGGAGCCGTCATATCTACTATAATCGCTATGATATTTCAGCAGGTGAACCTTATATTCGGTTGATGGAGTTGTTACAAAATAAGAATTACTTTGTGATTACCACTAATGTAGATCATCAAATGCAATTTGCTGGAGTGGATAAAAATAGATTTTATTACATGCAAGGTGATTATGGCTTGTGGCAATGCTCTAAGCCATGTCATCAAAAGACTTATGATAATGAAGAACAAGTGCGTCGTATGGTGAAAGAACAAAAGGATATGAAAATTCCCACAGAATTAATTCCTCACTGTCCTAGATGTGGCGAACTAATGACGATGAATTTACGGGTCGACGGTGCCTTTGTGCAAGACGAAGGTTGGTATGCGGCTCAAAAACGATATGCAAGTTTTATAGAGAATTATAAAGATAAGAAAACTGTATTGTTAGAACTTGGTGTTGGCTATAATACGCCGATGATTATCAAATATCCATTTATGCGGATGGCACATGACAATATAGACACACTATATGTACCAGTTAATATTGAAAAACAATCGATTCCATTTGATATTCAGCAAAATACAGTATCATTTAATAATGACATACAAAAGGTATTGAATGATTTGTTATCTTAA
- a CDS encoding fumarylacetoacetate hydrolase family protein has protein sequence MNENKNFLIPNPKSIICIGLNYADHIAETSLATHDFPEIFMKTSNALAGNHDTITIEDETFHYDYEGELVIIIGKSGKNISPEKAMEHILGYTIGNDVCARTLQFRGSQWILGKSLDHFAPIGPNIVSPDDFDFESATITTTVNGEIRQQAKLEQMIFKPYNIIAFLSTYMTLQEGDIIFTGTPSGVVLGKNESKYSWLKPGDIVTVSISGIGTLENKFI, from the coding sequence ATGAACGAAAATAAAAATTTTTTAATTCCTAATCCTAAAAGTATCATTTGTATCGGCCTTAACTATGCTGATCATATTGCTGAAACTAGTCTAGCTACACATGATTTTCCAGAAATCTTTATGAAAACATCAAATGCTCTTGCAGGTAATCATGATACAATTACTATTGAAGACGAAACTTTCCATTACGATTATGAAGGAGAATTAGTTATCATCATCGGTAAATCTGGTAAAAACATATCTCCTGAAAAGGCAATGGAACATATCTTAGGCTATACCATTGGTAACGACGTATGTGCCCGTACATTACAGTTTAGAGGTTCTCAATGGATCCTTGGCAAATCGCTTGATCACTTTGCTCCTATTGGTCCTAATATTGTATCTCCTGATGATTTTGACTTTGAAAGTGCTACTATTACGACAACAGTAAATGGTGAAATACGTCAACAAGCAAAGCTAGAACAAATGATTTTTAAGCCTTATAACATTATTGCCTTCTTATCAACATATATGACACTCCAAGAAGGTGACATTATCTTTACAGGTACGCCTAGTGGTGTAGTATTAGGTAAAAATGAAAGTAAGTATTCTTGGTTAAAACCAGGAGATATTGTTACAGTTTCCATAAGCGGTATTGGTACCTTAGAAAACAAATTTATTTAA
- a CDS encoding prolyl-tRNA synthetase associated domain-containing protein, with protein MLDKQGVYDCLRDHHIDFEITDHAPLFSMDDKPNVQLPYPDWDAKNLFIRDHKREHYYLITVRGSKRVDLKQFRKDHKLKKISFGSEEELWDILKIKPGHVSPFCLLHDEDRKVHYYIDADYENNVIGIHPNQNDATVWLQGKELVKLIEEHGTTIEYITI; from the coding sequence ATGTTAGATAAACAAGGCGTATATGATTGTTTGCGTGACCATCATATCGATTTTGAAATTACAGATCACGCACCATTATTTAGTATGGACGATAAGCCAAATGTGCAGTTGCCATATCCTGATTGGGATGCGAAGAATTTATTTATACGAGATCATAAACGAGAGCATTACTATTTAATTACTGTTCGTGGATCAAAGCGTGTAGATTTAAAACAATTTCGTAAGGACCACAAACTTAAAAAAATTTCCTTTGGTTCTGAAGAAGAACTATGGGATATATTGAAGATTAAACCAGGTCACGTATCTCCATTTTGCTTGCTCCATGATGAGGACCGTAAGGTCCATTATTATATTGATGCGGACTACGAAAATAATGTAATCGGCATACATCCGAACCAAAATGATGCGACTGTGTGGCTTCAAGGCAAAGAACTAGTTAAACTTATTGAAGAGCATGGTACAACTATTGAATATATAACAATATAA
- a CDS encoding methylated-DNA--[protein]-cysteine S-methyltransferase: MNYKYTYESPLGTMVMLGTLSYLTDLFFIDEAHAPSYDDAEYIEQLTGPFEVTIMWLNQYFNGKNPFITPPIQLEGTEFRKSVWSILQTIPYGETTTYGDIGKQIAQQQGKEKFSAQAVGGAVGHNPISIIVPCHRVIGSNGQLTGYAGGIERKKYMLDLESEHK, translated from the coding sequence ATGAATTATAAATACACCTATGAAAGCCCATTAGGAACTATGGTTATGCTTGGTACATTATCATACTTAACAGATTTATTTTTTATTGATGAAGCTCATGCACCTAGTTATGATGATGCGGAGTATATAGAGCAACTAACAGGTCCATTTGAAGTAACAATTATGTGGCTAAATCAATACTTTAATGGTAAAAATCCCTTTATTACACCTCCTATCCAGTTAGAAGGTACTGAGTTCCGTAAATCCGTATGGTCTATATTACAGACAATTCCTTATGGTGAAACTACAACATATGGAGATATTGGTAAACAAATTGCACAGCAACAAGGTAAAGAGAAATTTTCTGCTCAAGCCGTAGGAGGGGCTGTAGGGCATAATCCAATTTCTATCATCGTTCCTTGTCACCGTGTTATTGGTAGTAATGGCCAGTTAACAGGATATGCAGGGGGCATTGAACGCAAGAAATATATGCTAGACCTAGAGTCGGAGCATAAATAA
- a CDS encoding putative quinol monooxygenase translates to MNKNLLKRIVLTSAIAVLGVSTSFAALVMERDQSVDTAPSVGMYRFEVPVELQGTYNSAGVANLTASMEKEPNTLSMNVAHVKGNPSESYVVEIYKDLAAIETHRKSDHYQTFVNEVGSKLTNRKMYDVQSVLLFEKKEALSIVNDGKAVVTLTEFTVDSNEIDTVQRQYQLDMERAVRDDAGYKAGYVLRERNAKNRWYVIQIYSDQEALTKHLNSPGYRFMMSQIQGSLQGVTTKVLDGDILVNHGGQAFVRP, encoded by the coding sequence ATGAATAAAAATTTATTAAAACGTATTGTACTAACATCTGCTATTGCCGTATTAGGTGTAAGTACATCTTTTGCAGCTCTTGTTATGGAACGGGATCAATCTGTAGATACAGCACCTAGCGTAGGTATGTATCGTTTCGAAGTACCTGTAGAGTTACAAGGCACTTATAATAGTGCAGGTGTAGCTAATCTGACAGCATCTATGGAAAAAGAACCTAATACATTGTCCATGAATGTGGCGCATGTAAAAGGTAATCCTTCGGAGTCTTATGTAGTTGAAATCTATAAAGATTTAGCTGCTATTGAAACACATCGCAAATCTGACCATTATCAAACATTTGTTAATGAAGTCGGTTCTAAATTAACAAATCGTAAGATGTACGATGTGCAGTCTGTACTTTTATTTGAAAAGAAAGAAGCATTATCCATTGTAAATGATGGTAAGGCAGTAGTGACCTTAACTGAGTTTACTGTTGATAGCAATGAAATCGATACGGTACAACGACAATATCAACTAGATATGGAACGTGCCGTTCGAGATGATGCGGGTTATAAAGCTGGTTATGTGCTTCGTGAAAGAAACGCAAAAAATCGCTGGTACGTCATTCAGATCTATAGCGATCAGGAAGCCCTTACTAAACACTTGAACAGTCCAGGCTATCGCTTTATGATGAGCCAAATCCAAGGCAGTCTACAAGGGGTTACTACTAAAGTATTAGATGGGGATATCCTCGTTAACCATGGTGGACAAGCTTTTGTAAGACCTTAG
- a CDS encoding protein-ADP-ribose hydrolase, whose translation MTQQERLRYILEGLVAEYKEKHNEHIDIPVNEEEQFTLFRALCNIRPAGAMPAEWMKVEDEYLNTLAHEKGIVTINDMEEREPQIYLWQGDITRLAVKAIVNAANEQFLGCFLPNHKCIDNAIHTFAGIELRMACARMTEYMDMPEKTGVARMTYGFNLPASHVIHTVGPIVYDTVTDLEKEQLSSCYRSCLELANAYSLKSIAFCCISTGEFRFPNELAAQIAIDTVRRYLKETNSKIQVVFNVFKDIDYDIYNKLLG comes from the coding sequence ATGACACAGCAAGAACGATTACGTTATATTTTAGAGGGATTAGTAGCAGAATATAAAGAGAAACATAACGAACATATAGATATTCCAGTAAATGAAGAAGAACAATTTACTCTATTTAGAGCACTATGTAATATTCGTCCTGCAGGAGCCATGCCCGCTGAGTGGATGAAGGTAGAGGATGAATATTTAAATACATTGGCTCATGAAAAAGGCATCGTTACGATTAATGATATGGAAGAACGAGAACCACAAATTTATTTGTGGCAAGGTGATATAACGCGTCTAGCGGTAAAGGCTATAGTCAATGCAGCTAATGAGCAGTTTCTCGGTTGTTTTCTACCGAATCACAAATGTATTGATAATGCCATTCATACTTTTGCTGGTATTGAGTTACGTATGGCCTGTGCTAGGATGACTGAGTATATGGATATGCCTGAAAAGACAGGTGTAGCTCGTATGACCTATGGTTTTAATTTACCTGCCAGTCATGTTATCCATACGGTAGGGCCTATTGTTTATGATACTGTTACAGACTTAGAAAAAGAACAATTGTCATCGTGCTATAGATCTTGCTTGGAGCTAGCTAATGCTTATAGTTTGAAGTCCATTGCATTTTGCTGCATTTCTACAGGTGAGTTTAGATTTCCTAATGAATTGGCGGCCCAAATTGCTATCGATACGGTACGTAGGTATTTAAAAGAAACAAATAGTAAAATCCAAGTGGTATTTAACGTATTTAAGGATATAGATTATGACATCTACAACAAATTATTGGGATAA
- a CDS encoding SMI1/KNR4 family protein, translated as MSNLKDFDWTGFWNDVDYAFESYIGKPVTDKDIKDAETELGYTLPAAYIELLNNHNGGVLNKNCFINNDGECVYVTGIYGIDRDKKKSIFGEFGNEFWMSKWEYPPIGVVVADTISGGHDMIFLDYRECGPTDEPKVVRVDQEGDYSITLLADSFGDFIKQLYISIEDITDEEFQALSDEDKVKLINEQEDLDIDRAMELLTNIGIDNLSPILLSTLGRIYNNNDRAAEAVELFERIDESYRDWSWYYRKGYAHASLAHGESYHSEHVQQALQLIETAMKKTKEAHLEKQLSWCCEVVEYILSFIKPSEYEKDYPMIFETIKTFVNKSQNAEINKLDAEQLEISEDNYPSYSAVHWVFNKKSYTKENFSKEFNQILEEYAEYGAKESALALLEEPEILVTYEAWIESENQLHNNERLNGEELLEEEKEDNMWQVEIMAHITADNGKYFTGEELTFKLQNLMANKELGDHIFYEGIEYEGHECEGHGLIDNEDGIPVFYVCCGS; from the coding sequence ATGAGTAATCTAAAAGACTTTGATTGGACCGGATTTTGGAACGATGTTGATTATGCATTTGAATCCTATATAGGTAAACCTGTTACCGATAAGGATATTAAAGATGCTGAAACTGAGCTAGGCTATACATTACCTGCAGCATATATTGAATTACTTAACAATCATAATGGCGGTGTATTGAATAAGAACTGCTTTATTAATAATGATGGTGAGTGTGTATATGTGACAGGCATATATGGCATTGATAGAGATAAAAAGAAATCTATTTTTGGAGAATTTGGCAACGAATTTTGGATGTCTAAATGGGAATATCCTCCTATTGGTGTCGTGGTGGCGGATACGATTTCTGGCGGTCACGATATGATTTTTCTCGATTATCGTGAGTGTGGTCCTACAGATGAGCCTAAGGTAGTCCGAGTAGACCAAGAAGGGGATTACTCTATCACTCTTTTAGCAGATAGTTTTGGGGATTTTATTAAGCAATTATATATAAGCATAGAAGACATTACGGATGAAGAGTTTCAAGCGTTAAGTGATGAGGATAAGGTAAAACTTATTAATGAACAAGAGGACCTAGATATTGATCGTGCTATGGAACTTTTAACTAATATAGGCATCGATAATTTATCTCCTATATTGTTAAGTACCTTAGGACGTATCTACAACAATAATGACCGTGCAGCAGAGGCTGTTGAGTTATTTGAACGTATTGATGAGTCTTACCGTGATTGGTCTTGGTATTATCGTAAGGGTTATGCGCATGCCTCTTTAGCACATGGTGAAAGTTATCATTCTGAACATGTGCAGCAAGCTTTACAGTTAATTGAAACTGCTATGAAAAAGACAAAAGAAGCACACTTAGAAAAACAATTGAGCTGGTGCTGTGAAGTGGTAGAATATATTTTATCTTTTATAAAGCCAAGTGAGTATGAAAAGGATTATCCTATGATTTTTGAAACGATTAAAACGTTCGTTAATAAGAGCCAAAATGCTGAAATTAATAAACTTGACGCAGAGCAACTTGAAATATCAGAGGATAACTATCCTTCTTACAGTGCAGTGCATTGGGTATTCAATAAAAAATCATATACTAAAGAGAATTTTTCTAAAGAGTTTAATCAAATATTAGAGGAGTATGCTGAGTATGGCGCTAAGGAAAGTGCATTAGCGCTATTAGAAGAGCCTGAAATTTTAGTGACTTATGAAGCATGGATAGAAAGTGAAAATCAGCTTCATAATAATGAACGTTTAAACGGTGAAGAGTTACTAGAAGAAGAAAAAGAAGATAACATGTGGCAAGTAGAAATCATGGCCCATATTACTGCTGATAATGGTAAATATTTTACGGGAGAAGAACTTACCTTTAAGTTACAAAATTTAATGGCCAATAAAGAATTAGGCGATCATATATTCTATGAAGGCATAGAATACGAGGGACATGAGTGCGAGGGACATGGCCTCATCGATAATGAAGATGGTATCCCTGTCTTTTATGTATGTTGTGGCAGCTAA
- a CDS encoding B12-binding domain-containing radical SAM protein has protein sequence MKVKLIQPRMLKRPMDTDLKIRMSPHLGLLTVANIIRHECEVTIENENIRELDFNDVPDLVGIAVTVDVLPRAIEIAAIYRKKGAKVIAGGIHITTAFDTVPKEAFDSLCIGFAENTWPQIIEDAKHGRLQSQYVSAPLESGDDIASPAYDLIDKTDYLWYNVVSTSRSCPHKCDFCYNSSGTHQYINRNIEDVLGDIKRLGTKHIMFIDDNFIGNISWTKQFLERIKPLKLNWNAAVTMKIGQHPELMDLMKETGCQSLFIGFESISPQSLSSVHKMQNNREEFERLINELHKRGIMVNASFVFGLDGDTPETFKNTLDWIISQKIDTITSHIVTPYPGTEFYKRMEAQNRIFDYDLSKYNTSHVVVSPLGMSKEELEKGYLWIYKELYSIKNIFRRLPKTISTIPAYLTFNFFYRRFGQFTSRVCELLTYKRIGLFAEKLSRYM, from the coding sequence ATGAAAGTTAAATTGATTCAACCACGTATGTTGAAGCGTCCTATGGATACAGATTTAAAAATACGTATGTCCCCACATTTAGGGTTATTAACTGTGGCTAATATTATTCGGCATGAGTGTGAGGTCACAATTGAAAATGAAAATATTAGAGAACTAGATTTTAATGATGTACCTGATTTAGTAGGTATTGCGGTGACTGTTGATGTATTGCCTAGAGCAATTGAAATTGCAGCTATATATAGAAAGAAAGGGGCTAAGGTGATTGCTGGTGGTATACATATTACGACAGCATTCGATACCGTACCTAAGGAGGCATTTGATAGTCTTTGTATAGGTTTCGCAGAAAATACATGGCCTCAAATTATAGAAGATGCTAAACATGGTCGGTTGCAATCTCAATATGTTTCTGCGCCTTTAGAATCTGGAGATGATATTGCATCACCTGCATATGACTTGATAGATAAGACCGATTACTTATGGTATAACGTTGTTTCTACTAGTAGAAGTTGTCCTCATAAGTGCGATTTTTGCTATAATAGCTCTGGAACACACCAATATATTAATCGCAATATAGAGGATGTGTTGGGAGATATCAAACGATTAGGTACAAAACATATTATGTTTATTGATGATAATTTTATTGGTAATATTTCTTGGACTAAACAGTTTTTAGAACGTATTAAACCTTTGAAGTTAAACTGGAATGCAGCGGTTACTATGAAAATAGGGCAACACCCTGAATTGATGGATTTAATGAAAGAAACTGGTTGTCAGAGTTTATTTATTGGTTTTGAAAGTATCAGCCCTCAATCTTTATCTAGCGTTCATAAAATGCAGAATAATCGTGAAGAGTTTGAACGACTTATTAACGAATTACATAAGCGTGGTATTATGGTTAATGCTAGCTTTGTATTTGGCTTAGATGGAGATACACCAGAGACTTTTAAAAATACGTTAGATTGGATTATTAGCCAGAAAATTGATACAATTACATCACATATTGTCACACCATACCCAGGTACTGAATTCTACAAGAGAATGGAAGCTCAAAATAGAATTTTTGATTATGATTTATCAAAATATAATACGTCTCACGTAGTTGTATCACCGTTAGGTATGTCTAAAGAAGAATTAGAAAAAGGCTATCTTTGGATCTATAAAGAGTTATATTCCATAAAAAATATATTTCGTCGCTTGCCTAAAACTATCAGTACAATACCAGCATATCTAACTTTTAATTTCTTTTACCGTAGATTTGGACAATTTACATCAAGAGTATGTGAGTTGTTAACTTATAAGCGTATTGGTTTGTTTGCCGAGAAGTTATCAAGATATATGTAA
- a CDS encoding DMP19 family protein, which yields MSLSVERFLSFSEEAQLQTIKDLNDIGQEELIIETLTGVGIENLPVPLLGELGRAYNNNDKPEEAIKVLNSIDEEYRDAVWYYRCAYSYGAIVSNNHEVYTSNNMQHMLALVDNGIRLAVSENRNNITGYFFEIIDMCYMQIDFERCESDYPELCSAYSKYVAEKQKNRRGVSQHRTITVEEIKETDDMWTINEPAYWTINIYGSYDDYIETSKEFTLEQRYLNAICWYFAEVNNGGHHQFFYNSTGIVWEDTLVGLRLFNMKELADNFQSVLDFFGGTVPFDRAERWYLLQQSENNPEFFDFLDEKDDAVYTYDGIFEDVFVHENPHLFVFDGTYTIPN from the coding sequence ATGTCGTTAAGTGTTGAACGTTTTTTATCTTTTTCTGAAGAGGCGCAATTACAAACTATTAAAGATCTTAATGATATAGGACAAGAGGAGCTGATTATTGAGACATTAACTGGTGTGGGCATCGAGAATCTACCTGTACCTTTATTAGGTGAGCTTGGTAGAGCGTATAACAATAATGATAAACCGGAAGAAGCTATCAAGGTATTAAACTCTATAGATGAAGAGTATAGAGATGCTGTGTGGTATTATCGCTGTGCTTACTCCTATGGCGCTATTGTTTCTAATAATCATGAGGTTTATACATCCAATAATATGCAACATATGCTAGCACTTGTAGATAATGGTATACGCCTAGCTGTTAGTGAGAATCGAAATAATATAACAGGATATTTTTTTGAGATTATTGATATGTGTTATATGCAGATAGATTTTGAAAGGTGTGAGTCTGATTACCCAGAATTGTGTTCTGCTTATAGTAAATACGTAGCCGAAAAACAGAAGAATAGGAGAGGTGTATCTCAGCATCGGACTATAACTGTTGAAGAAATTAAAGAAACTGATGATATGTGGACTATTAATGAACCTGCATATTGGACCATAAATATTTATGGCTCTTATGATGATTATATAGAAACATCTAAAGAGTTTACATTAGAGCAACGATATCTTAATGCAATATGTTGGTATTTTGCTGAGGTCAATAATGGTGGTCATCACCAGTTTTTCTATAACTCTACAGGTATCGTATGGGAAGATACTTTAGTGGGGTTGCGTCTATTCAATATGAAAGAGTTGGCAGATAATTTCCAATCAGTACTAGATTTCTTTGGTGGTACTGTACCATTTGATAGAGCGGAACGATGGTACTTATTACAACAATCTGAGAATAATCCAGAATTCTTTGATTTTCTCGATGAAAAAGATGATGCAGTATATACATATGATGGTATCTTTGAAGATGTATTTGTACATGAGAACCCTCATTTATTTGTATTTGATGGAACCTATACGATTCCAAACTAA
- a CDS encoding ankyrin repeat domain-containing protein, which translates to MIQLKDLGTFESVPKIVTDIIEGNLPALVSALAAGWDIHEVIEIDEYSEHTPLELALVMCCLPSIQWLVEHGANLNDEENPSFLLAVQYGNKESIDYVVAHGANIHALNRVKVDAFQAALYGKKYENLQIIHDLGHTVQKYGGKAFRNIITDRNYEVLDFFIHNGVDINYNKPDSVYPFKPTPLCVAARYVDLQMCKYLVEHNADVTITEKDGMRPYSIAVEKGDMEMAEYFKSLEPTEFHDIQNKIDQLKPFKLPKALVNFLEGEHLYFELPDSDFISIEFFPLIDTIPFKLGRRNLLRLSKELGEYNDWQIVWDTKTKKISCYDIEHQELRELCKFDEFMADMSGQLETLF; encoded by the coding sequence ATGATACAGTTAAAAGATTTAGGTACGTTTGAATCTGTGCCTAAAATAGTGACGGATATTATTGAGGGTAATCTACCTGCACTTGTGTCGGCGTTAGCGGCTGGTTGGGATATTCATGAAGTCATAGAAATTGATGAATATAGTGAGCATACACCTTTAGAATTAGCTCTTGTCATGTGTTGCTTGCCAAGTATTCAATGGTTAGTAGAACATGGTGCTAATCTTAATGATGAAGAAAATCCAAGTTTCTTATTAGCGGTACAGTATGGTAATAAAGAGAGTATAGACTATGTTGTGGCTCATGGTGCTAATATTCACGCTTTGAACCGTGTGAAAGTAGATGCTTTTCAAGCTGCTTTATATGGCAAGAAATATGAGAACCTACAAATTATTCATGACTTAGGTCATACGGTACAGAAGTATGGCGGTAAAGCTTTCAGAAATATCATTACAGATAGAAATTATGAGGTTCTAGATTTCTTTATTCATAATGGTGTAGATATTAATTACAATAAGCCTGATTCTGTATATCCCTTTAAGCCAACCCCATTGTGCGTTGCGGCTCGTTATGTGGATTTACAGATGTGCAAATACTTGGTAGAACATAATGCTGACGTTACCATCACAGAAAAGGATGGTATGCGTCCCTATAGCATTGCCGTTGAAAAAGGCGATATGGAAATGGCAGAGTATTTTAAATCCTTAGAGCCTACGGAGTTCCATGATATACAGAATAAAATAGATCAGTTAAAGCCATTTAAATTACCAAAAGCATTAGTGAATTTTTTAGAAGGTGAACATCTTTACTTTGAATTACCAGACTCCGATTTTATATCTATAGAGTTCTTCCCACTTATTGATACAATTCCATTTAAATTAGGTCGCCGTAATCTATTGCGTTTATCTAAAGAACTAGGCGAGTATAACGATTGGCAAATTGTATGGGACACTAAAACTAAGAAGATAAGTTGCTATGATATAGAACATCAAGAGTTACGAGAACTTTGTAAATTTGATGAATTTATGGCGGATATGTCAGGTCAATTAGAAACCTTATTTTAG